One Kribbella sp. NBC_00662 genomic region harbors:
- a CDS encoding GIY-YIG nuclease family protein: MKRSVRELPTVPGVYRFRDEAGKVLYIGRARNLRRRVQSYWVNLGDRPHLARMVRRIARVEGVSCDSEHEAAWLERNLLEHSKPRWNRTEGGAEVVGYIRLASGSKPGLRFEHTVTGSSPHFGPYLGGLRIRQAISGLHRVLPLQYTVEGDGSAEEFGRLFGIGPADREALARTAIAVLQRDPAAVSMLREELVRRRDRAAAELRYEFAAKVQGELEALDWIVAEQKVAWLEPTDADVYGWADGVLVRFELRGGRMRTWTVRAVHEATARERVAATPELWRTFAQRNAELAARLLKVTS, translated from the coding sequence ATGAAACGCAGCGTCCGGGAGTTGCCGACAGTGCCGGGCGTTTACCGTTTCCGTGACGAGGCCGGCAAGGTGCTGTACATCGGCCGCGCCCGGAACCTTCGGCGGCGCGTGCAGTCGTATTGGGTGAACCTCGGCGACCGCCCGCATCTCGCCCGGATGGTACGGCGGATCGCCCGCGTAGAAGGCGTTTCGTGCGATTCCGAACACGAGGCGGCCTGGTTGGAGCGCAATCTCCTCGAGCATTCGAAGCCGCGATGGAACCGCACCGAGGGCGGCGCGGAGGTCGTCGGCTACATCCGCCTCGCCTCCGGATCCAAACCAGGCTTGCGTTTTGAGCACACGGTCACCGGTTCGTCACCGCATTTCGGTCCTTACCTCGGTGGGCTGCGGATCAGGCAGGCGATCTCCGGTCTGCATCGGGTGCTGCCGTTGCAGTACACGGTGGAGGGTGATGGGTCGGCCGAGGAGTTCGGGCGACTGTTCGGGATCGGGCCGGCGGATCGCGAGGCATTGGCTCGTACGGCGATCGCCGTACTGCAAAGGGATCCGGCTGCGGTGTCGATGTTGCGTGAGGAGTTGGTACGTCGTCGGGATCGTGCTGCGGCAGAGCTGCGGTACGAGTTCGCGGCCAAGGTGCAGGGCGAGCTCGAGGCGCTGGATTGGATCGTGGCGGAGCAGAAGGTTGCTTGGCTCGAGCCTACGGACGCGGATGTGTACGGGTGGGCGGACGGCGTACTCGTGCGGTTCGAGTTGCGTGGTGGGCGGATGCGTACGTGGACGGTGCGGGCAGTTCATGAAGCGACGGCGCGGGAGCGGGTGGCGGCGACGCCGGAGCTGTGGCGGACGTTTGCTCAGCGGAACGCCGAGTTGGCGGCACGGCTGCTCAAGGTGACTTCTTGA
- a CDS encoding PQQ-dependent sugar dehydrogenase, which yields MLLPLAVIAPAQAAVAPTGFSEQVVFTGLTNPTNVAFSPDGRVFVAEKSGLIKVFDSLEDPTPSVYADLRTEVYNYWDRGLLGMALNPNFPTDPRIYVLYTHDGLIGGPTPKWGTPDTNDDPCPSPPGPTADGCQASARLSVLNGTGAEQVLVEDWCQVFPSHSIGSIEFGPDGMLYAGGGDGASFNYIDYGQDSYPSSDVTPDNPCGDGPAAVGTTLTPPTAEGGALRAQDVRTTGDPTSLDGSIIRIDPDTGQAAPGNPASSSADLNTRRIVANGMRNPMRFTFRPGTKEMWIGDVGYSTWEEIDRIVDPTAKVTNFGWPCYEGAARQPGYDAINVNLCENLYAAGPSAVTAPYYAYKHSDHIVTGETCTVGSSSISGMQFYGGGNYPAQYDGALFFADYSRRCVWAMMPGANGLPDPAKIQNFASGYGATKLQTGPGGDLFAVDYDNGRLLRYVYDATNNPPTAVIHADPSSGPTPLTVTFDATASNDADGDPLTYAWDLDGDGVYDDSTAATVQHTYTTSGEVVARLKVSDGHVTNATSLQINVANTAPTALITSPGPATTWKVGDTISFSGSATDPEQGTLPASALTWSLIMHHCPSDCHTHTITSMTGSQGSFTAPDHEYPSYLELKLTATDAQGLTDTKSVRLDPKTVGLRLASSPAGLPVTSLDTTAKTPFTSTVIVGSSVSVSADPTQPVANQLYRFATWSDGGARNHNLFAPAAATTYMASYGVKRNIARGRPALASSTYLAGREASKAVDGSMSTAWSSARTDPQWLRIDLGSVQVVNRVLLNWLSTAYAKSYQIQVSGSGRTWKTVASTVSGDGGTDSIVFSPNYARYVRINATKRAVAGSYYSLWEFGVFQDTGLVTGIGSKCIDVYQAATADGTPTTLYTCKSSANQLWTPSLEDGTVRTMGKCLSARTTTLNTPAVLWTCDGSPGQRWTPQANGTLVNAASGLCLNATGGSSANGTKLILATCTTATNQKWVLP from the coding sequence GTGTTGCTGCCGCTCGCCGTGATCGCGCCCGCACAGGCCGCGGTCGCGCCGACCGGATTCAGCGAGCAGGTGGTGTTCACCGGGCTGACGAATCCGACGAACGTCGCGTTCTCGCCGGACGGCCGGGTGTTCGTCGCCGAGAAGAGCGGCCTGATCAAGGTCTTCGACTCGCTCGAGGATCCGACGCCGAGCGTGTACGCCGATCTCCGCACCGAGGTCTACAACTACTGGGACCGCGGCCTGCTCGGGATGGCCTTGAACCCCAACTTCCCAACGGATCCGCGGATCTACGTGCTGTACACACACGACGGGCTGATCGGAGGACCGACACCCAAATGGGGTACACCGGACACCAACGACGACCCCTGTCCTTCCCCGCCCGGCCCGACCGCCGACGGTTGCCAGGCCAGCGCGCGACTCTCGGTCCTCAACGGGACCGGCGCCGAGCAGGTGCTGGTCGAGGACTGGTGCCAGGTCTTCCCGAGCCACTCGATCGGCTCGATCGAGTTCGGCCCGGACGGCATGCTGTACGCCGGCGGCGGCGACGGCGCGAGCTTCAACTACATCGACTACGGCCAGGACAGCTACCCGTCGTCCGATGTCACACCCGACAACCCTTGTGGTGACGGGCCTGCGGCCGTCGGTACGACGCTCACGCCGCCGACCGCCGAAGGCGGTGCGCTCCGGGCGCAGGACGTCCGGACGACCGGCGACCCGACCAGCCTCGACGGTTCGATCATCCGCATCGATCCCGACACCGGCCAGGCCGCTCCCGGCAATCCGGCGTCGAGCAGTGCGGACCTGAACACGCGCCGCATCGTCGCGAACGGCATGCGCAATCCGATGCGGTTCACGTTCCGGCCGGGAACCAAGGAGATGTGGATCGGCGACGTCGGCTACTCGACCTGGGAAGAGATCGACCGGATCGTCGACCCGACCGCGAAGGTCACGAACTTCGGCTGGCCCTGCTACGAAGGCGCCGCCCGGCAGCCCGGGTACGACGCGATCAACGTCAACCTGTGCGAGAACCTGTACGCCGCCGGCCCGTCCGCGGTCACCGCGCCGTACTACGCGTACAAGCACAGCGACCACATCGTCACCGGCGAAACCTGCACCGTCGGCAGCTCGTCGATCTCCGGGATGCAGTTCTACGGCGGCGGGAACTACCCGGCGCAGTACGACGGCGCGCTGTTCTTCGCCGACTACAGCCGGCGCTGCGTCTGGGCGATGATGCCCGGCGCGAACGGTCTGCCGGATCCCGCGAAGATCCAGAACTTCGCCTCGGGGTACGGCGCGACGAAGCTGCAGACCGGTCCGGGTGGGGACCTGTTCGCGGTCGACTACGACAACGGCCGACTGCTTCGCTACGTGTACGACGCGACGAACAACCCGCCGACCGCGGTCATCCACGCGGATCCGTCGAGCGGGCCGACCCCGTTGACAGTCACGTTCGACGCGACCGCGTCCAACGACGCCGACGGCGACCCGTTGACGTACGCGTGGGACCTCGACGGTGACGGCGTGTACGACGACTCGACGGCAGCGACCGTGCAGCATACGTATACGACGTCAGGAGAGGTCGTCGCGCGGTTGAAGGTGTCGGACGGTCATGTGACCAATGCGACATCCCTGCAGATCAACGTGGCCAATACCGCGCCGACCGCGCTGATCACGTCACCTGGTCCGGCGACGACGTGGAAGGTCGGGGACACGATCAGCTTCTCGGGTTCGGCGACCGATCCGGAGCAAGGGACGTTGCCCGCGTCGGCCCTGACCTGGTCGCTGATCATGCATCACTGTCCGAGCGACTGCCACACGCACACGATCACGTCGATGACCGGTTCGCAGGGATCCTTCACCGCGCCGGATCACGAGTATCCGTCGTACCTCGAACTCAAGCTGACGGCGACGGATGCGCAAGGACTGACCGACACGAAGAGCGTGCGGCTCGATCCGAAGACGGTCGGGCTGCGGCTCGCCTCCTCGCCTGCCGGGCTGCCGGTCACCTCGCTGGACACGACGGCGAAGACTCCGTTCACCTCCACGGTGATCGTCGGGTCGAGCGTGTCGGTCTCGGCTGATCCGACCCAGCCGGTTGCCAACCAGCTCTACCGGTTCGCGACCTGGTCGGACGGCGGTGCGCGCAACCACAACCTCTTTGCACCGGCGGCGGCCACGACGTACATGGCGTCGTACGGCGTGAAGCGGAACATTGCCCGTGGTCGACCGGCGCTTGCCTCTAGCACCTATCTCGCGGGGCGGGAGGCGTCGAAGGCCGTTGACGGGTCGATGTCGACGGCGTGGTCGAGTGCGCGGACCGATCCGCAGTGGCTCCGGATCGATCTGGGATCGGTGCAGGTGGTCAACCGGGTGCTGCTGAACTGGTTGTCGACGGCGTATGCGAAGTCCTACCAGATCCAGGTTTCTGGGAGCGGGCGGACGTGGAAGACCGTCGCGTCGACGGTGAGCGGCGACGGCGGCACGGACAGCATCGTGTTCTCGCCGAACTACGCGCGGTACGTGCGGATCAACGCGACCAAGCGAGCTGTTGCCGGCAGCTACTACTCGCTGTGGGAGTTCGGCGTCTTCCAGGACACGGGGCTCGTGACCGGGATCGGCAGTAAGTGCATCGACGTCTACCAGGCCGCGACCGCGGACGGTACGCCGACGACGCTCTACACCTGCAAGTCGTCGGCGAACCAGCTGTGGACGCCGTCGCTCGAGGACGGAACCGTTCGGA